A genomic stretch from Mastacembelus armatus chromosome 12, fMasArm1.2, whole genome shotgun sequence includes:
- the zbtb7c gene encoding zinc finger and BTB domain-containing protein 7C encodes MVHHREDDLIGIPFPNHSSDVLCSLNEQRRDGLLCDVILIVRDQEYRTHRSVLAACSQYFKKLFTVATTDGGDHHHHTAAVYEIDFVAPESLTAILEFAYTSTLTVTASNVKEILNAAQMLEIPCIINVCLEIMDSGGGGGRGGGGREEEGEEDEEEEEDAEEDEEEEEEEEDEEEDVGSRKDDHEEEEDNVSERSLQSSESRGEQTPPGTENSPPPSTSTYHQQFALHRESSQSQSPDNMRGKQESMESRALKDFSIESLLQEGLYPRMSALDRRANFSPLLPGLYPSMWAADFPGFPQQLLDPGHHQHPHAGVSPQTRLPHTFPTSSPLEASRPLDLAVKREIIKEEMKEEVPPSLLHGDFLKEFVSSGLGSTMNSGSLPSEGHALGPIKDEADFRSYLSFLSSASHLGALFPPWQLEEERKMKPKASQQCPICNKVIQGAGKLPRHMRTHTGEKPYMCTICEVRFTRQDKLKIHMRKHTGERPYICLHCNSKFVHNYDLKNHLRIHTGVRPYQCEHCYKSFTRSDHLHRHIKRQSCRISRPRRGRKPAAWRSTPPSNFLCPPTATTNRFEGNGLNLAHQGIKSHGLGEMLSLGNRALGFKSVDGAGRESREERRAEGKHITEEEKTGAGRQRGVFAFALAGEEMLTHSPFYAANSDPWTMRLEHAPPIPEPAK; translated from the exons aTGGTTCATCACAGAGAAGATGATTTGATTGGGATCCCTTTCCCGAATCACAGCAGCGATGTCCTCTGCAGCCTCAATGAGCAACGTCGTGACGGACTGCTCTGCGATGTCATCCTCATCGTCCGTGACCAGGAGTACCGCACTCACCGCTCAGTTCTGGCTGCCTGCAGCCAGTACTTCAAGAAGCTCTTTACAGTAGCTACCACTGACGGGGgagatcatcatcatcatacagCGGCTGTGTATGAAATTGACTTTGTAGCTCCAGAGTCTCTCACAGCGATCCTGGAGTTTGCCTACACCTCTACTCTGACAGTGACGGCGTCCAATGTTAAAGAAATCCTGAATGCAGCTCAGATGCTCGAGATCCCCTGTATCATCAACGTGTGCCTGGAGATTATGGACAGCGGGGGTGGTGGtggcagaggtggaggagggagagaggaggagggagaagaggatgaagaagaagaggaggatgcagaggaagatgaggaggaggaagaagaggaagaggatgaagaggaggatgtAGGGTCAAGAAAGGACGAccatgaagaagaggaagacaaTGTTAGTGAGAGGTCACTGCAGTCATCGGAGAGCAGGGGGGAGCAGACGCCTCCGGGGACAGAGAACTCTCCACCTCCAAGCACCTCCACATACCACCAGCAGTTTGCCCTACACAGAGAGTCATCCCAGTCACAGTCTCCAGACAACATGAGAGGGAAACAG GAGAGCATGGAAAGTCGGGCGCTCAAGGATTTCTCCATTGAGTCTCTTCTCCAGGAAGGACTGTACCCACGTATGTCAGCACTGGACAGGAGAGCCaacttttctcctctcctcccaggCTTGTACCCTTCAATGTGGGCTGCTGACTTCCCAGGCTTCCCTCAGCAGCTCCTGGACCCTGGCCACCATCAGCATCCTCATGCGGGAGTCTCACCACAAACCAGGCTGCCCCACACATTCCCCACCTCTTCACCACTTGAGGCCTCAAGGCCCCTTGATCTGGCTGTGAAAAGAGAGATCATAAAAGAGGAGATGAAAGAGGAAGTCCCACCCAGTCTGCTACATGGCGACTTCCTCAAAGAGTTTGTCAGCTCGGGCCTGGGCAGCACCATGAATTCTGGGTCATTGCCATCAGAAGGTCATGCTCTGGGTCCGATTAAGGATGAAGCTGATTTCCGGTCATACCTTAGCTTCCTAAGCTCTGCATCTCACTTAGGGGCGCTGTTCCCTCCTtggcagctggaggaggagaggaagatgaagcCTAAAGCATCACAGCAGTGTCCTATCTGCAACAAGGTTATCCAAGGAGCTGGGAAACTGCCACGACACATGAGAACCCATACAGGAGAGAAACCATACATGTGCACTATCTGTGAAGTACGATTCACCAG GCAAGACAAACTCAAGATTCACATGAGAAAGCACACAGGTGAGCGTCCCTACATCTGCCTCCACTGCAACTCCAAGTTTGTCCACAACTATGACCTGAAGAACCACCTTCGTATCCACACGGGTGTTCGTCCATACCAGTGTGAGCACTGCTACAAAAGTTTCACACGGTCTGACCACCTACATCGACACATCAAAAGGCAGAGCTGCCGCATCTCGCGCCCCCGACGAGGACGAAAGCCAGCTGCTTGGCGGTCCACACCTCCCAGCAACTTCCTGTGCCCTCCCACTGCCACCACTAACCGGTTTGAGGGGAATGGGTTAAACCTTGCGCACCAGGGTATCAAGAGTCACGGACTTGGGGAGATGCTCAGCCTTGGCAACAGAGCTCTGGGCTTTAAGAGTGTGGACGGTGCGGGAAGAGAGAGCAGGGAGGAACGGCGAGCAGAGGGAAAGCACatcacagaagaagagaagacagGAGCAGGGAGGCAGAGGGGAGTGTTTGCCTTCGCCCTGGCTGGAGAAGAAATGCTTACCCACTCTCCATTTTATGCTGCAAACTCTGACCCGTGGACCATGAGACTGGAGCATGCTCCACCCATCCCTGAGCCAGCCAAATGA